Proteins from one Bacillus alveayuensis genomic window:
- a CDS encoding hypothetical protein (product_source=Hypo-rule applied; pfam=PF09861) — MGFPKIIKIKQNFPDHQLQDIRATVFAELEKEEIRTKIQPQMKIAITAGSRGIANIADIIKYTVEKLKSFGAEPFIVPAMGSHGGATAEGQKGVLHSLGITEEYIDAPIKSSMEVVQIDKTDDGLPVYMDKIAHSADGVIVMGRIKAHTDFKADIESGILKMASIGLGKHKQAQAIHTFGVYGIRDLMPKVGEKVIHSGKVLFGIGIVEDAHEHTAVIEAIPPEKIVDREKALLQLSKTYMPSLPVSDIDILYVDEIGKNFSGTGMDTNIIGRIRILGVEEPKSPNIKYIIAGDVSEASHGNALGIGLADLTTERLFKKINREAMNENVITSSFLARASIPIVLKNDREALKAAMRANWGVRDEDTRFVRITNTLEIQTLYVSESLLDEVKKLDYVEIVGDLKEIQFDEHGNFVD, encoded by the coding sequence ATGGGGTTTCCGAAAATTATTAAAATTAAACAGAACTTTCCAGATCATCAATTACAAGATATTCGTGCAACGGTTTTTGCAGAGCTTGAAAAAGAAGAAATCCGTACAAAAATTCAGCCACAGATGAAAATTGCTATAACAGCAGGTAGTCGTGGAATAGCTAATATTGCCGATATCATTAAATATACAGTTGAAAAGTTAAAATCATTCGGGGCAGAGCCATTTATTGTACCTGCAATGGGAAGTCATGGTGGAGCAACAGCAGAAGGTCAAAAAGGAGTGCTGCACAGTTTGGGAATTACAGAAGAGTATATTGATGCACCAATAAAATCGTCGATGGAAGTTGTTCAAATTGATAAAACCGATGACGGGCTCCCAGTTTATATGGATAAAATTGCCCATAGTGCAGATGGGGTAATCGTCATGGGGAGAATTAAAGCTCACACGGACTTTAAAGCAGACATTGAGAGCGGAATTTTAAAAATGGCCTCAATTGGTCTTGGAAAACATAAGCAAGCTCAGGCAATTCATACATTTGGTGTATATGGAATTCGAGATTTGATGCCTAAAGTTGGTGAAAAAGTTATTCACTCAGGGAAGGTGTTATTTGGCATTGGGATCGTTGAAGATGCCCATGAACATACAGCAGTAATTGAAGCAATTCCTCCAGAAAAAATTGTTGATCGTGAAAAAGCATTGCTTCAATTATCAAAAACTTATATGCCTAGTTTGCCTGTTTCAGATATTGATATTTTATACGTAGATGAAATTGGAAAAAATTTTAGTGGCACAGGAATGGATACAAATATTATCGGGAGAATTCGTATTCTAGGAGTTGAAGAACCGAAATCACCAAATATTAAATATATCATTGCTGGTGATGTAAGCGAGGCTTCGCATGGAAATGCGCTTGGAATTGGTTTAGCAGACTTAACGACCGAGCGTTTATTTAAAAAAATTAATCGGGAAGCGATGAATGAAAATGTTATCACTTCTTCATTTTTAGCCAGAGCAAGTATTCCGATCGTTTTAAAAAATGATCGTGAAGCTCTGAAAGCAGCAATGAGAGCTAATTGGGGAGTTAGAGATGAAGACACTCGATTTGTGCGAATTACCAATACATTAGAAATTCAAACTCTTTATGTTTCTGAAAGTCTGCTAGATGAAGTGAAAAAGCTTGATTATGTAGAAATTGTGGGAGATCTGAAAGAAATTCAATTTGATGAACATGGAAATTTTGTTGATTAA
- a CDS encoding alcohol dehydrogenase (product_source=KO:K13954; cath_funfam=1.20.1090.10,3.40.50.1970; cog=COG1454; ko=KO:K13954; pfam=PF00465; superfamily=56796) produces the protein MRNTWEYFSTKNIVFGNGAIKQLDKILKRYHAKNVLIVTDQGIKNAGILKVVTDLLEEANYTFAVYDQTLPEPPVSTAVECYEFAKNKMDTDVIIGLGGGSSIDLAKIMALLVKYGGHPRDYLGGENLVPGPIAPLIAIPTTAGTGSEVTSVAVINDTENNIKVGISDNHLRPAVALCDPELTIGLPPYITACSGIDALSHAIEAYTAKDFKYIQAEGELLFQGANPISDALAIEAIRLIGENLLLAVQQGSNLEARYNMLLGSLLAGMAFSNAGTAAAHALAYPIGGITKAPHGQLTGMLLPHVMEYNAGVVPEKLAKIAQCFNIQTDDLTTAEAAQKAIDFVHQLVKDIGLATKLSEIGVKEEDLREIAEKALPIERLIRNNPRVPNADSFLELLKKAY, from the coding sequence TTGAGAAACACATGGGAATACTTTTCAACTAAAAATATTGTATTTGGAAACGGGGCAATTAAACAATTAGATAAAATATTAAAACGATATCATGCGAAAAATGTTTTAATCGTAACGGATCAAGGGATTAAAAATGCGGGGATTTTAAAGGTTGTTACAGATTTATTAGAAGAAGCAAATTATACTTTTGCCGTTTATGATCAAACACTGCCCGAACCACCTGTTTCAACCGCTGTCGAATGCTACGAGTTTGCTAAAAACAAAATGGACACAGATGTTATTATCGGTTTAGGTGGGGGAAGCAGTATTGATTTAGCTAAAATCATGGCATTGCTAGTCAAATATGGTGGTCATCCTCGCGATTACCTCGGTGGAGAAAATCTTGTGCCAGGTCCAATTGCTCCACTGATTGCCATCCCGACAACAGCGGGAACAGGTTCAGAAGTAACATCTGTTGCTGTTATAAATGATACGGAAAATAATATTAAAGTCGGTATATCAGATAATCATTTACGTCCAGCAGTTGCTCTTTGTGATCCTGAATTGACAATTGGATTACCACCATATATAACAGCATGTTCAGGTATTGATGCTCTATCACACGCAATCGAAGCTTACACGGCAAAAGATTTTAAATATATTCAAGCAGAAGGTGAACTTCTGTTCCAAGGTGCAAACCCAATTAGTGATGCTTTAGCCATTGAAGCGATTCGTTTAATTGGAGAAAATTTATTGTTAGCAGTGCAGCAAGGAAGCAACTTAGAAGCACGATATAATATGCTTTTAGGCAGCTTATTAGCGGGAATGGCGTTTTCAAATGCTGGAACAGCAGCAGCTCATGCACTAGCCTATCCAATAGGTGGTATAACAAAAGCACCGCATGGACAACTAACAGGAATGCTGTTGCCTCATGTGATGGAGTATAATGCAGGAGTTGTGCCAGAAAAATTAGCCAAAATTGCACAATGCTTTAACATTCAAACAGATGATTTAACAACAGCTGAAGCGGCACAAAAAGCCATTGATTTTGTTCATCAACTTGTCAAAGATATAGGTTTGGCTACGAAATTATCTGAAATCGGGGTAAAAGAAGAAGATTTGCGAGAAATAGCGGAAAAAGCATTACCGATTGAAAGATTAATTCGTAATAATCCACGTGTACCAAATGCTGATAGTTTCCTAGAGTTATTGAAAAAAGCATATTAA
- a CDS encoding C4-dicarboxylate transporter DctM subunit (product_source=KO:K11690; cog=COG1593; ko=KO:K11690; pfam=PF06808; tigrfam=TIGR00786; transmembrane_helix_parts=Inside_1_8,TMhelix_9_31,Outside_32_40,TMhelix_41_63,Inside_64_82,TMhelix_83_105,Outside_106_109,TMhelix_110_129,Inside_130_135,TMhelix_136_158,Outside_159_167,TMhelix_168_190,Inside_191_210,TMhelix_211_233,Outside_234_237,TMhelix_238_257,Inside_258_268,TMhelix_269_291,Outside_292_305,TMhelix_306_328,Inside_329_332,TMhelix_333_350,Outside_351_354,TMhelix_355_377,Inside_378_396,TMhelix_397_419,Outside_420_424): MITIVIVSLLILFTLSVPIAFSLGIASTLAVNTADMPMLVVIQRMFGSLDLFPLMAIPFFILAGNLMEAGGISKRLVNFANTLVGSLSGGLAIVAVVTSMFFAAISGSGPATTAAIGSILIPAMIARGYDRNFAGGVQAVSGELGVIIPPSIPLILYGVTAEVSISKLFIAGVIPGFLIAGSLMLVVFLISKKKGYKGEAKATTAERLKAFRKAFLALLMPVIILGGIYGGIFTPTEAAAVAVVYAFVIGCFVYRELKIKDLYKVFYNSAITTAIIMIIISTAGLFGWILTRERVPQEIASAFTSFTDSPIMFLILINLLLWVVGMFFETASSIIILAPILTPIAVAVGIDPVHFGIIMVVNLAMGMVTPPLGVNLFVAVQIANTTLEKITKSLLPFLFILIVDILIISYTPSLSMWLPSLIGK; encoded by the coding sequence GTGATTACGATCGTAATTGTTAGCTTACTAATTTTATTTACTTTAAGTGTACCGATCGCTTTTTCTCTTGGGATAGCTTCAACTTTAGCAGTGAATACAGCTGATATGCCAATGCTTGTCGTAATTCAAAGAATGTTTGGTTCACTGGATTTATTTCCATTGATGGCAATTCCATTTTTCATTCTGGCAGGTAACTTAATGGAAGCAGGGGGGATCTCCAAGCGGTTAGTTAATTTCGCGAATACGTTAGTAGGAAGTTTAAGCGGGGGATTGGCCATTGTGGCTGTTGTGACCTCTATGTTTTTTGCAGCTATTTCAGGTTCAGGGCCAGCAACTACAGCTGCGATTGGATCGATTTTAATTCCGGCTATGATTGCACGAGGTTATGACCGTAATTTTGCAGGAGGTGTACAAGCTGTTTCTGGTGAACTTGGCGTTATCATTCCTCCCTCTATTCCATTAATTTTATATGGAGTAACAGCGGAAGTGTCTATTAGTAAATTATTTATTGCAGGTGTTATTCCAGGCTTTTTAATTGCTGGTTCGTTAATGCTTGTTGTATTCCTTATTTCGAAAAAGAAAGGTTATAAAGGAGAAGCAAAAGCAACAACAGCGGAACGGTTGAAGGCTTTTCGAAAAGCATTTTTAGCATTGTTAATGCCAGTTATCATTCTTGGCGGAATTTATGGTGGGATTTTTACACCTACAGAAGCTGCAGCAGTTGCTGTTGTCTATGCATTTGTTATAGGGTGCTTCGTTTACCGTGAATTAAAAATAAAAGATTTATACAAAGTCTTTTATAATTCGGCGATCACAACAGCAATTATTATGATCATTATTTCAACAGCTGGACTATTTGGGTGGATTTTGACAAGGGAGCGTGTTCCTCAAGAAATTGCATCGGCCTTTACATCGTTTACAGATAGTCCAATCATGTTTTTAATCTTAATTAATCTTTTATTATGGGTTGTTGGAATGTTTTTTGAAACAGCATCTTCCATTATTATCTTAGCACCTATCTTAACACCAATTGCGGTTGCTGTTGGCATTGATCCTGTTCACTTTGGCATTATCATGGTTGTTAACTTAGCAATGGGAATGGTTACACCACCATTAGGAGTAAATTTATTCGTTGCAGTTCAAATTGCCAATACAACATTAGAAAAGATTACAAAATCCCTGTTACCTTTCTTATTCATATTAATTGTTGATATTTTAATCATTAGTTATACACCATCGCTATCGATGTGGCTACCGTCACTAATAGGAAAATAA
- a CDS encoding uncharacterized protein (product_source=KO:K06864; cath_funfam=3.40.50.620; cog=COG1606; ko=KO:K06864; pfam=PF02540; superfamily=52402; tigrfam=TIGR00268), producing the protein MMESLHKKNEKLGIILKEMGRCMIAFSGGVDSVFLLARALQVLGDNVLAVTASSETFPQREFDEAVALAKKLKAPHLTINIKEFENENFIKNDKNRCYFCRTGLYERLVKLAHEKGYPYIVDGTNASDVGDYRPGMKALKEKGVRSPLKEAGLTKDDIRKLSKEMNLPTWNKPSFACLSSRIPYGTRITKEAINQLDLAENYLLKEIGLYQVRVRHHGQMARIEVDSNDFMKVVERREEINNKLKQLGFHYVTLDLQGYRTGSMNEVLHKENKDE; encoded by the coding sequence ATGATGGAAAGTTTACATAAAAAAAATGAAAAACTTGGTATAATTTTAAAAGAAATGGGTAGATGCATGATCGCATTTTCGGGCGGTGTCGATAGTGTCTTTTTATTAGCGCGAGCGCTTCAAGTATTAGGTGATAATGTACTAGCTGTTACCGCATCTTCCGAGACATTTCCGCAAAGAGAATTTGATGAAGCCGTTGCTTTAGCAAAGAAATTAAAAGCTCCACATTTAACAATTAATATAAAAGAATTTGAGAACGAAAATTTTATTAAAAATGATAAAAACCGCTGCTATTTTTGTCGCACCGGATTGTATGAACGGCTCGTGAAATTAGCTCATGAAAAAGGGTATCCTTATATCGTTGATGGAACAAATGCTAGTGATGTTGGCGATTATCGTCCAGGTATGAAAGCATTAAAAGAAAAAGGGGTACGCAGTCCATTAAAAGAGGCTGGTTTAACAAAAGATGATATTCGAAAGCTTTCAAAGGAGATGAATTTACCGACATGGAATAAACCTTCCTTTGCTTGTTTATCATCACGAATTCCTTATGGAACAAGAATTACAAAAGAAGCGATTAATCAATTGGATTTAGCTGAAAATTATTTATTAAAAGAAATTGGCCTTTATCAAGTGCGTGTTCGCCACCATGGCCAAATGGCTAGGATTGAAGTAGATAGCAATGATTTTATGAAAGTTGTGGAAAGACGAGAAGAAATAAATAATAAATTAAAACAGCTTGGATTTCATTATGTAACGCTTGATCTTCAAGGTTACCGCACAGGCAGTATGAATGAAGTTTTACACAAGGAGAACAAGGATGAGTAA
- a CDS encoding acyl-CoA reductase-like NAD-dependent aldehyde dehydrogenase (product_source=COG1012; cath_funfam=3.40.605.10; cog=COG1012; pfam=PF00171; superfamily=53720), translating into MTTTKQDPIIYRNLIGGEWVEGEELLPVYHKYTGEVIGYVTKASKQVVHDAVSNAYETFKTKKLTTQQRYEILMRAAEIFKERKEELALTIVHEAGKVLKDARAEIDRGIQTFVASAEEAKRICGKGVPIQGQPGEDNKMAFTIRVPVGVVGAITPFNFPFNLTAHKIAPAIAAGNTVVLKPAEVTPIIHMKLVEILMEAGLPGGFVNVVNGLGKETGQYLLEEELVAMYSFTGSAPVGRHIKSTTGIRRVVLELGNNSPNIVHYDVKDLKRAAKLCVTKGYGNSGQACISVQRIYVHEDIYDEFVKEAIEITKTIKVGNPELPDTDVGPMISEQAAIRAENWIKEAKEAGAKVVYGGTREGAILHPTVLTDVTPNMKVVCEEIFAPVISIIKYSDIEDAFKQANHSNLGLQAGIFTSDLNLAMRAAQELEFGGVIINNVSTYRADIMPYGGVKDSGLGKEGPKYAIEDMTEEKIVVIDLEQ; encoded by the coding sequence ATGACGACAACAAAACAAGATCCGATTATTTACCGAAATTTAATTGGTGGAGAATGGGTGGAAGGTGAAGAGCTGCTGCCTGTTTATCATAAATACACAGGTGAAGTAATCGGATACGTAACGAAAGCATCGAAACAAGTCGTTCATGATGCTGTGTCCAATGCTTATGAGACATTTAAAACGAAAAAGTTAACAACACAACAACGTTATGAGATTTTAATGAGAGCAGCTGAAATTTTTAAAGAACGTAAAGAAGAGCTCGCGTTAACGATTGTTCATGAAGCCGGAAAAGTGTTGAAGGATGCACGTGCGGAAATTGACCGCGGGATTCAAACCTTTGTTGCTTCAGCCGAAGAAGCTAAACGTATATGTGGAAAAGGTGTTCCAATTCAAGGGCAGCCAGGTGAAGACAATAAAATGGCCTTTACAATTCGGGTACCAGTTGGGGTGGTTGGGGCGATTACGCCATTTAACTTCCCTTTTAATTTAACGGCCCACAAAATTGCTCCAGCGATTGCTGCGGGAAATACCGTTGTCTTAAAACCGGCGGAAGTAACACCAATTATTCATATGAAGCTTGTTGAAATTTTAATGGAAGCAGGACTTCCTGGTGGATTCGTTAATGTCGTTAACGGATTAGGAAAAGAAACGGGTCAATATTTACTAGAAGAAGAGCTTGTTGCCATGTACTCATTTACAGGTAGTGCTCCTGTTGGAAGACATATTAAAAGCACGACAGGAATTCGCCGCGTCGTTTTAGAGCTAGGAAATAACTCACCAAATATCGTTCATTATGATGTAAAAGACTTAAAGCGTGCGGCGAAATTATGTGTAACGAAAGGATATGGAAATTCAGGACAAGCTTGTATATCCGTTCAGCGTATTTACGTTCATGAAGATATTTATGATGAATTTGTGAAAGAAGCGATTGAGATCACGAAAACAATAAAAGTCGGAAATCCAGAATTGCCTGATACCGATGTAGGTCCAATGATTTCAGAACAAGCAGCAATTCGGGCCGAAAATTGGATTAAAGAGGCTAAAGAAGCAGGGGCAAAAGTTGTATACGGTGGTACAAGAGAAGGTGCGATTCTTCACCCAACAGTATTAACGGATGTGACACCTAATATGAAAGTTGTTTGTGAAGAAATCTTTGCACCCGTTATAAGTATTATAAAATACAGTGATATTGAAGATGCATTTAAACAGGCAAATCATTCAAACTTAGGGCTTCAAGCAGGGATTTTCACATCTGATCTAAATCTTGCCATGAGAGCTGCGCAAGAACTTGAGTTTGGCGGTGTCATCATTAACAATGTATCAACTTATAGAGCAGATATTATGCCTTACGGTGGTGTAAAAGATAGCGGACTTGGAAAAGAAGGACCAAAATATGCCATTGAAGATATGACCGAAGAAAAAATCGTTGTCATCGATCTAGAACAGTAA
- a CDS encoding 4-hydroxythreonine-4-phosphate dehydrogenase (product_source=KO:K00097; cath_funfam=3.40.718.10; cog=COG1995; ko=KO:K00097; pfam=PF04166; superfamily=53659; tigrfam=TIGR00557), translated as MVERKPILAITMGDAAGVGPEIIMKALKDQEIYTSCCPFVIGDAKMLERADKIVQTNLKVNRIKKVEDARFSYGTVDCLDLDLLPPDLPFGQVSAEAGKAAFKYLEKAIELAKEQIIHGICTAPLNKEALHKGGHHYPGHTEILAELTNTKDYAMMLSAPNLKVIHVTTHVGLIDAVKQITPERVYTVIKLAHETLQKAGYKQPRIAVCGINPHAGENGLFGYGEEEEKVIPGVEKAQQEGISVFGPLPADTLFFRAIRGDFDVVVAMYHDQGHGPIKVLGLEAGVNITVGLPIIRTSVDHGTAFDIAGKGIADELSLKEAIRQAIELAPRSTNHD; from the coding sequence ATGGTAGAACGAAAACCAATTTTAGCGATTACAATGGGAGATGCAGCTGGTGTTGGACCAGAAATCATCATGAAGGCATTAAAAGATCAAGAAATTTATACATCATGCTGTCCGTTTGTTATAGGGGATGCGAAGATGTTAGAACGGGCGGATAAAATCGTGCAAACGAATTTAAAAGTAAACCGGATCAAAAAAGTAGAAGATGCACGGTTTTCATATGGAACAGTTGATTGCTTGGATTTAGATTTATTGCCACCGGATTTGCCGTTTGGTCAAGTTTCCGCAGAGGCTGGTAAGGCTGCTTTTAAATATTTAGAAAAAGCCATTGAATTAGCAAAGGAACAAATAATTCACGGGATTTGTACAGCACCTTTAAACAAAGAAGCGCTTCATAAAGGTGGTCATCATTATCCAGGCCACACAGAAATTTTAGCTGAATTAACGAATACAAAAGACTATGCGATGATGCTATCAGCTCCAAACTTGAAAGTCATTCATGTAACAACACATGTAGGGTTAATAGATGCTGTGAAACAAATTACTCCTGAACGTGTGTACACTGTTATAAAATTAGCGCATGAAACCTTGCAAAAGGCTGGCTATAAACAACCTCGAATTGCTGTATGTGGAATTAACCCACATGCAGGTGAAAATGGTTTATTTGGTTATGGGGAAGAAGAAGAAAAAGTGATTCCTGGCGTTGAAAAAGCTCAACAAGAAGGAATCTCTGTGTTCGGACCGCTCCCGGCAGATACTTTATTTTTCCGAGCAATTCGTGGTGACTTTGATGTTGTCGTCGCCATGTACCATGATCAAGGACATGGACCGATTAAAGTACTAGGTTTAGAAGCAGGTGTCAATATTACCGTAGGATTACCAATTATTCGTACGAGTGTTGATCATGGAACTGCGTTTGATATTGCTGGTAAAGGAATTGCTGATGAGTTAAGCTTAAAAGAAGCGATTCGTCAAGCAATTGAATTAGCGCCAAGATCAACAAATCATGATTGA